The Paenibacillus sp. RUD330 genome has a segment encoding these proteins:
- a CDS encoding alpha-L-arabinofuranosidase C-terminal domain-containing protein, whose amino-acid sequence MQPLLKKSLVVLLAASAALPASGSIAAGEAGIIVDSSVDRGAIDRDVIGANGRYSNNANGLYDSAKGQVYPDIQAKMAAAKFGMLRYPAGTIGNLFLWKDSIGPLASRKNEVLGSDYSSAYPAFGVDEGLRYAESLQADTVYMVSEVTETPQSAADLVEYLNSPNDGSNPGGGTDWAAVRAANGHPAPYKVTHFELGNEMASANQRYWMDGASAAGPNKSFGEKYALGDTVHQSGARKYGTWSDNRSAGAAAEKFYTRYAPVAADTQTVTVNGTAWTEVASLAAAGASNVYQFDDATGEIRFGDGTHGHIPPNQAVIAANYQHVHAGFQAYADAMKEIDPGIRVYSSLESIYDYIPRSKVDGYVVHDYYSGADHSTVQQLHDAYIAEGDAHVRNLETIRSELRDRSLRNDTTAPITEYGRIVVNSPMGADGARILSRALTYATALAGAINSNWGIYIHQGLAAYSFGGGPALPGAGQVYNSLYAPAAPDLSAFVESSMAKAYSLIGNGTGSRLLSSWIVNNPVETETKSYPALAAAASKTGNDLYLVVINRSSANAVNAQVDLRGYQIAGKAALRTLNGASFTSFNDVSHPNDVGITETSAALGVGASTFSYTFPAHSVTSFRWSGNQANPWTGVIFNDFDNAPGTVPNGYAVTPAGSGTNQPDPGQPGSGVLRLTRSGTNVSASRPVGSLTGIIRATARIKSAQTGARLRFLVMGGSSIAADANFNADGKIKNDIKTRAVYAAGQWYDVELLLNTETASYSLFINGERVTEKGFNNSGISALTDLRFEVNDADGIFYIDNAKVEKLG is encoded by the coding sequence ATGCAGCCGCTTTTGAAAAAAAGTCTCGTCGTCCTGCTCGCCGCATCGGCGGCTCTGCCGGCCTCGGGAAGCATCGCCGCAGGCGAAGCGGGAATCATCGTCGATTCCTCGGTCGACCGGGGCGCGATCGACCGCGACGTCATCGGAGCCAACGGAAGGTATTCCAACAATGCCAACGGACTCTACGATTCCGCCAAGGGTCAGGTCTATCCCGATATCCAGGCCAAAATGGCGGCGGCCAAATTCGGCATGCTGCGGTACCCCGCCGGAACGATCGGCAACCTGTTTCTCTGGAAAGACTCCATCGGTCCTCTCGCCAGCCGCAAAAACGAGGTGCTCGGCAGCGATTATTCCAGCGCATACCCCGCTTTCGGAGTGGATGAAGGGCTGCGGTACGCGGAATCGCTTCAGGCCGACACCGTCTACATGGTCAGCGAGGTGACCGAGACGCCCCAAAGCGCCGCCGATCTCGTGGAATACCTGAATTCCCCGAACGACGGCAGCAATCCGGGCGGTGGAACCGATTGGGCCGCCGTGCGGGCGGCGAACGGCCACCCTGCCCCGTACAAGGTGACCCACTTCGAGCTCGGCAACGAAATGGCTTCGGCCAATCAGAGGTATTGGATGGATGGAGCCTCGGCGGCCGGTCCGAACAAAAGCTTCGGAGAGAAATACGCTCTCGGCGATACGGTCCATCAGAGCGGAGCCCGCAAATACGGCACCTGGTCGGACAACCGGAGCGCAGGAGCGGCCGCCGAGAAATTCTACACCCGCTACGCGCCCGTCGCAGCCGATACGCAGACCGTCACCGTGAACGGGACGGCATGGACCGAAGTCGCCAGCCTCGCGGCCGCCGGCGCGTCCAACGTCTACCAGTTCGACGACGCCACGGGGGAAATCCGGTTCGGCGACGGCACTCATGGCCATATTCCGCCGAATCAGGCCGTCATCGCAGCGAATTATCAGCATGTCCATGCCGGCTTTCAAGCCTATGCGGACGCCATGAAGGAAATCGATCCCGGCATCCGGGTGTACAGCAGCCTGGAATCCATCTACGACTATATTCCCAGGAGCAAGGTCGATGGATACGTCGTCCATGATTACTACAGCGGCGCGGACCACTCCACCGTGCAGCAATTGCACGACGCCTACATCGCCGAAGGCGACGCCCACGTCCGCAATCTGGAGACGATTCGAAGCGAGCTCCGGGACCGGTCGCTCCGCAACGACACGACGGCGCCGATTACGGAATACGGACGGATTGTCGTGAACAGCCCTATGGGAGCGGACGGAGCGAGAATCCTGAGCCGCGCGCTGACCTATGCGACGGCTCTGGCGGGAGCGATCAACTCCAATTGGGGCATCTACATCCACCAGGGACTGGCCGCTTATTCGTTCGGCGGCGGACCGGCGCTGCCGGGAGCAGGCCAAGTGTACAACAGTCTGTACGCGCCTGCCGCTCCCGACCTGTCTGCATTCGTCGAATCCAGCATGGCCAAGGCGTACAGCCTGATCGGCAACGGCACGGGCAGCCGCCTGCTCAGCAGCTGGATCGTCAACAATCCGGTCGAAACCGAGACCAAGTCCTACCCGGCGCTCGCCGCGGCCGCATCGAAGACGGGGAATGACCTGTACCTCGTCGTCATCAACCGCTCATCGGCGAACGCGGTCAACGCGCAGGTCGATCTGAGGGGCTACCAGATCGCCGGCAAGGCGGCTCTCCGCACGCTGAACGGCGCCAGCTTCACGTCGTTCAACGACGTGTCCCATCCGAACGACGTCGGCATCACGGAAACTTCGGCGGCGCTTGGAGTCGGCGCCTCCACGTTCTCCTATACGTTCCCGGCCCACTCCGTCACCTCGTTCCGCTGGAGCGGGAATCAGGCCAACCCTTGGACGGGCGTGATCTTCAACGACTTCGACAACGCCCCGGGCACCGTCCCGAACGGCTACGCCGTGACGCCCGCCGGCAGCGGAACGAACCAGCCCGACCCCGGCCAGCCGGGCAGCGGCGTGCTGCGGCTGACCCGCAGCGGGACCAACGTGTCGGCTTCGCGCCCTGTCGGCTCGCTTACGGGCATCATCCGGGCGACGGCGCGGATCAAGTCCGCCCAGACCGGCGCGCGGCTCCGGTTCCTGGTCATGGGCGGCAGCTCCATAGCGGCGGACGCCAACTTCAACGCCGACGGGAAAATCAAAAACGATATCAAAACGCGCGCGGTCTATGCCGCGGGCCAGTGGTACGATGTCGAGCTGCTGCTCAACACCGAAACCGCCTCTTACAGCCTCTTCATCAACGGCGAGCGCGTGACGGAGAAAGGCTTCAACAATTCCGGAATTTCCGCTTTGACCGATCTCCGGTTCGAAGTGAACGATGCGGACGGCATCTTCTATATCGACAACGCCAAGGTCGAGAAGCTGGGCTGA
- a CDS encoding class II fructose-bisphosphate aldolase, which translates to MALVSMKDMLNKALAEGYAVGQYNINNLEWTQAILAAAQEEQSPVILGVSEGAARYMGGFKVVTAIVGALIDEMKVTVPVAIHLDHGSSFDKCKEAIDAGFTSVMIDASHHPFDENVETTKKVVEYAHSKGVSVEAELGTVGGQEDDVVADGVIYADPKECFELVKLTGIDCLAPALGSVHGPYKGEPNLGFKEMAEIRETIKLPLVLHGGTGIPTNDIKKSISLGTAKINVNTENQISFTKKVREIVTADHEVYDPRKFLAPGRDAIKATVIGKMREFGSSNKA; encoded by the coding sequence ATGGCACTCGTTTCCATGAAGGACATGCTGAACAAAGCGCTTGCCGAGGGCTACGCCGTCGGCCAGTACAACATCAACAACCTGGAATGGACGCAGGCGATCCTCGCTGCGGCACAGGAAGAGCAATCCCCGGTCATTCTCGGCGTATCCGAAGGCGCGGCCCGCTACATGGGCGGCTTCAAGGTCGTTACCGCCATCGTCGGCGCCCTGATCGACGAAATGAAAGTCACGGTTCCGGTTGCCATCCACCTCGACCACGGCTCCAGCTTCGACAAATGCAAAGAAGCCATCGATGCCGGCTTTACTTCCGTCATGATCGACGCTTCCCACCATCCGTTCGACGAGAACGTCGAGACGACGAAGAAAGTCGTTGAATACGCGCACAGCAAGGGCGTTTCCGTTGAAGCCGAGCTCGGCACGGTCGGCGGCCAAGAAGACGACGTCGTTGCCGACGGCGTCATCTACGCAGATCCTAAAGAATGCTTCGAGCTGGTCAAGCTGACAGGCATCGACTGCCTGGCTCCTGCTCTGGGCTCCGTCCATGGTCCTTACAAAGGCGAGCCTAACCTCGGCTTCAAGGAAATGGCGGAAATCCGCGAGACGATCAAGCTTCCGCTCGTTCTGCACGGCGGCACGGGCATCCCTACGAACGACATCAAGAAATCCATCTCCCTCGGAACGGCCAAGATCAACGTGAACACGGAGAACCAAATCTCCTTCACGAAAAAAGTCCGCGAAATCGTGACGGCTGACCATGAAGTCTACGATCCGCGCAAATTCCTGGCACCAGGACGCGATGCGATCAAAGCGACGGTCATCGGCAAGATGCGCGAGTTCGGTTCTTCCAACAAAGCGTAA
- a CDS encoding DUF6864 domain-containing function, whose product MKITSGGMEAVYYGRVSAYGMSPIEITLSEEKDPLTFHFCIEHDPHRDDIATDIQLIRYNEVRIACINYPRGKPTGNQDLIHLGVLDNRSLSLRYEVTIHYDLSAWALAFTFYSGEGGPGDE is encoded by the coding sequence ATGAAAATAACTTCCGGGGGAATGGAGGCCGTCTACTACGGCCGTGTATCCGCCTACGGCATGAGCCCGATTGAAATCACGCTGTCGGAAGAAAAGGACCCTCTGACCTTCCATTTCTGCATCGAACACGATCCGCATCGGGACGACATCGCGACGGATATCCAGCTGATCCGCTACAACGAGGTCCGCATCGCCTGCATCAACTATCCGCGCGGCAAGCCGACCGGCAATCAGGATCTGATCCATCTAGGCGTGCTCGACAACCGCAGCCTGTCTCTCCGCTACGAGGTGACGATCCACTACGATCTGTCCGCATGGGCGCTTGCCTTCACGTTCTACTCCGGCGAAGGGGGTCCGGGAGATGAATAA
- the ade gene encoding adenine deaminase has protein sequence MSAGKRTPLHEASRLLSQVARGEAEAEAVIRNGILVNVHTGELLEHVDVAIASGRIAYVGNAEHAIGSGTRIIDAAGRYICPGLLDGHMHVESTMLSVTEFAKAALAKGTTGIFMDPHEIANVFGTEGVKLMHEEGQQLPLKVFTTFPSCVPATLDLEDAGARLGVEDISKGLAWDNVVGLGEVMNFPGVVYGDPVMLGEIEATLMSGKTVTGHFPSEDDRMLQAYLAAGVTSDHETVTREQGLQKLRMGMHLMIREGSAWHDVKEVIKVVTEDKVPTGNISLVTDDVSPQTLMEKGHLNHVVRRAMEEGVEPVTAIQMATVNVARYFNCERDLGSIAPGRCADILLLDDLERMLPSTVLADGVVVYDQGQLREECFPAFVYPPHIRQSMHVGRELAAEDFRLASRFDAAAARVNVIRIIENSARTEQAAAELPVEQGVILPDIRQDTIRLACIERHHGKGQVSLGFVQGFGITQGAVASTVAHDSHNLLVMGVDEREMAFAANELVKIGGGMIVVRDGEVLAQVPMAIAGLMSEKSLPEVVSEVAGLEEAWKAIGCSLNAPYMTFSLVALPVIPEIRITNRGLADVTQFKLIDVEMAPPQ, from the coding sequence ATGAGCGCTGGAAAAAGAACGCCGCTGCATGAAGCAAGCCGGCTGCTGTCCCAGGTAGCCCGCGGCGAGGCGGAGGCCGAGGCCGTCATCCGGAACGGGATTCTGGTCAACGTCCATACCGGGGAGCTGCTGGAGCATGTCGACGTTGCGATCGCATCCGGCCGGATCGCATACGTGGGCAACGCGGAGCATGCCATCGGAAGCGGCACGCGAATAATCGATGCGGCGGGAAGGTACATCTGCCCCGGCTTGCTGGACGGGCATATGCATGTGGAGAGCACGATGCTGTCCGTGACCGAGTTCGCCAAGGCCGCTCTGGCCAAAGGAACGACCGGAATCTTCATGGATCCGCATGAGATCGCCAATGTATTCGGAACGGAGGGCGTGAAGCTGATGCATGAGGAAGGGCAGCAGCTTCCTCTCAAGGTGTTCACGACCTTTCCCTCGTGCGTTCCGGCGACTCTCGACCTTGAGGATGCCGGCGCCAGGCTGGGCGTCGAGGACATCTCCAAGGGACTGGCCTGGGACAATGTCGTCGGACTCGGGGAGGTCATGAATTTCCCTGGAGTGGTGTACGGAGATCCCGTCATGCTCGGAGAGATCGAGGCCACGCTCATGAGCGGCAAGACGGTCACCGGCCACTTCCCGAGCGAGGATGACCGCATGCTGCAAGCCTATCTCGCCGCTGGCGTCACCTCCGATCATGAGACCGTCACCCGGGAGCAGGGGCTGCAGAAGCTGCGCATGGGCATGCATCTCATGATCCGCGAAGGCTCCGCCTGGCATGACGTCAAGGAAGTCATCAAGGTCGTGACCGAGGACAAGGTGCCGACGGGCAACATCTCTCTCGTCACCGACGACGTCAGTCCGCAGACGCTGATGGAGAAAGGACATCTCAACCATGTCGTCCGCCGGGCTATGGAAGAAGGCGTGGAGCCTGTCACGGCCATCCAGATGGCTACGGTGAATGTGGCGAGGTACTTCAACTGCGAGCGGGATCTCGGCAGCATCGCGCCGGGGCGCTGCGCGGATATTCTGCTGCTGGACGATCTGGAGCGGATGCTGCCGTCGACCGTGCTTGCGGACGGGGTTGTTGTCTACGATCAAGGACAGCTGCGCGAGGAATGCTTCCCGGCGTTCGTGTATCCGCCGCATATCCGCCAGTCCATGCATGTCGGACGCGAGCTGGCGGCGGAGGACTTCCGGCTCGCCAGCCGGTTCGACGCGGCTGCCGCCCGCGTCAACGTCATCCGCATTATCGAGAACAGCGCGCGGACCGAGCAGGCCGCCGCGGAGCTGCCCGTGGAGCAAGGCGTCATCCTGCCGGATATCCGGCAGGACACGATCCGTCTGGCCTGCATCGAGCGGCATCACGGCAAGGGCCAGGTGTCGCTGGGCTTCGTGCAGGGCTTCGGAATAACGCAAGGGGCTGTCGCCTCCACGGTGGCGCATGACAGCCATAACCTGCTCGTCATGGGCGTGGATGAGCGGGAGATGGCGTTCGCGGCCAATGAGCTCGTCAAGATCGGCGGAGGCATGATTGTGGTCAGGGACGGTGAGGTGCTGGCGCAGGTTCCGATGGCGATCGCGGGACTGATGTCGGAGAAATCGCTGCCGGAGGTCGTGTCCGAGGTGGCCGGGCTCGAGGAAGCCTGGAAGGCGATCGGCTGCTCCCTGAATGCTCCGTACATGACCTTTTCGCTGGTGGCCCTGCCTGTCATTCCGGAGATCCGGATTACGAACCGGGGGCTGGCGGATGTGACGCAGTTCAAGCTGATCGACGTCGAGATGGCCCCGCCGCAATAA
- a CDS encoding SGNH/GDSL hydrolase family protein, protein MNELTVHALSDLPHAKVHGRTTGERSPLTLFWSGSALELQAQGSELWVELEADYGQYEPWITILINSVPVGRQMVTAGRHWVCLFRGMDGETAKNVRIVKDVQPMSGDPRCSLHIHAVKFDGEFLPAEDKPYKIEFIGDSITSGEGAIGGREEADWIPMWFSGTRTYAALAAEMLNAECRIISQSGWGVLTSWDNNPHGNIPQHYRKVCGLLTGERNAALGAFRDYDFASWQPDAVVVNLGTNDGGAFYSPEWKDEEAGRAYKQRLNEDGTFNEEDLKAFEAAAESFLSTIRSCNPNAYIVWAYGMLGTPMMPAIYRAVDAYIKRSGDRKVSVFQLPAMTEETAGARSHPGAAAHEQAARELAACLRGRLRP, encoded by the coding sequence ATGAATGAATTGACTGTACACGCCCTATCCGATCTCCCGCATGCCAAGGTGCATGGCCGGACGACGGGAGAGCGTTCCCCGCTCACTCTTTTCTGGAGCGGAAGCGCCCTTGAGCTTCAGGCCCAGGGGTCCGAGCTATGGGTGGAGCTGGAGGCCGATTACGGCCAGTATGAGCCGTGGATCACCATTCTGATCAATTCGGTGCCGGTCGGCAGGCAGATGGTCACGGCAGGCAGGCACTGGGTCTGCCTGTTCCGCGGCATGGACGGAGAGACAGCCAAGAACGTCCGCATCGTGAAGGACGTGCAGCCGATGAGCGGCGATCCGCGCTGCTCCCTGCACATCCATGCGGTCAAGTTCGACGGGGAGTTTCTGCCCGCAGAGGACAAGCCCTATAAGATCGAGTTCATCGGAGACAGCATCACTTCCGGCGAGGGAGCGATCGGCGGCAGGGAGGAAGCGGACTGGATCCCGATGTGGTTCAGCGGCACGCGCACCTATGCAGCCCTTGCGGCGGAAATGCTGAATGCGGAGTGCCGAATTATTTCCCAAAGCGGATGGGGCGTCCTGACGAGCTGGGACAACAATCCGCATGGCAATATTCCGCAGCATTACCGGAAGGTATGCGGCCTTCTGACGGGAGAGAGGAATGCGGCTCTCGGCGCCTTCCGCGACTATGATTTCGCTTCCTGGCAGCCGGATGCCGTGGTCGTGAATCTGGGCACCAACGATGGAGGCGCGTTCTACTCGCCGGAGTGGAAGGATGAGGAGGCCGGCAGGGCCTATAAGCAGCGTCTGAACGAGGACGGGACCTTCAACGAGGAGGATCTGAAGGCTTTCGAGGCTGCGGCGGAGAGCTTCCTCTCGACGATCCGCTCCTGCAACCCCAATGCCTATATCGTCTGGGCCTACGGCATGCTGGGAACGCCGATGATGCCGGCCATCTACCGCGCAGTCGATGCCTACATCAAGCGTTCGGGCGACCGGAAGGTGTCGGTGTTCCAGCTTCCCGCCATGACGGAGGAGACGGCGGGAGCAAGGAGCCATCCCGGCGCCGCGGCGCATGAGCAGGCAGCCCGAGAGCTGGCTGCCTGTCTGCGGGGGCGGCTTCGGCCTTAG
- a CDS encoding malate:quinone oxidoreductase: MSKTQTQTDVILIGAGIMSATLGALLKELAPDWNISVLERRATAGEESSNEWNNAGTGHSSLCELNYTVEKPDGSMDISKAIGVNEEFQVSKQFWSYLVQSKLIANPQDFIMPVPHMSFVQGEKDVAFLKKRFDALSANPLFEGMEFSDDPQKLKEWIPLMMKDRTTKGPIAATRIESGTDVNFGALTRMLFANLQSRNVEIKYKQNVDDIKRTSDGLWELKVRNVDNGAVERRTAKFVFIGGGGGSLHLLQKSGIPEGKGIGGFPVSGLFMVCQKPEIVADHRAKVYGKAPLGAPPMSVPHLDTRVIDKKESLLFGPFAGFSPKFLKYGSMLDLVTSVKMHNLVTMMAAGVKNASLTTYLIKEVMQSKEKRMDALREFVPNAKSEDWDLLVAGQRVQIIKDTAAGKGTLQFGTEVINAADGSIAALLGASPGASTAVPVMLEVLAKCFPQQIQSWEPKIKEMIPSYGMSLMGNPELIHDIHESTARTLGLSPSPQAVR, from the coding sequence ATGAGTAAAACACAAACCCAAACAGACGTTATCTTAATTGGTGCAGGCATCATGAGCGCGACTTTAGGGGCGCTGCTCAAGGAATTAGCGCCCGACTGGAACATCTCCGTGCTCGAGAGGCGGGCGACCGCAGGCGAGGAGAGCTCCAACGAATGGAACAATGCGGGGACGGGACACTCCTCCCTGTGCGAGCTCAACTACACGGTCGAGAAGCCGGACGGATCGATGGATATCAGCAAGGCGATCGGCGTGAACGAGGAATTTCAGGTATCGAAGCAGTTCTGGTCCTATCTGGTCCAAAGCAAGCTGATCGCCAACCCGCAGGACTTCATCATGCCGGTTCCCCATATGAGCTTTGTGCAAGGGGAGAAGGATGTCGCCTTTTTGAAGAAGCGGTTCGACGCCCTGTCGGCCAACCCTCTCTTTGAAGGAATGGAATTTTCCGACGATCCGCAGAAGCTGAAGGAATGGATTCCGCTGATGATGAAGGACCGGACGACGAAGGGTCCTATAGCGGCGACCAGGATTGAATCCGGAACGGACGTCAACTTTGGCGCTTTAACGCGCATGCTGTTCGCCAACCTGCAGAGCCGGAACGTCGAGATCAAATACAAGCAGAACGTCGACGATATCAAACGGACAAGCGACGGCCTGTGGGAACTCAAGGTGCGGAACGTCGACAACGGCGCGGTCGAACGCCGCACGGCCAAGTTCGTCTTCATCGGCGGAGGCGGCGGCAGCCTCCATCTGCTGCAGAAATCCGGCATCCCGGAAGGGAAGGGCATCGGCGGCTTCCCGGTCAGCGGACTGTTCATGGTGTGCCAGAAGCCGGAAATCGTCGCGGATCACCGTGCCAAAGTATACGGCAAAGCTCCGCTGGGCGCTCCGCCGATGTCGGTGCCGCATCTGGACACCAGGGTCATCGACAAAAAGGAATCGCTGCTGTTCGGACCGTTCGCCGGCTTCTCGCCGAAGTTTTTGAAATACGGCTCCATGCTTGATCTGGTCACCTCCGTCAAGATGCACAATCTGGTCACGATGATGGCGGCAGGCGTGAAGAACGCATCCTTGACCACGTACCTGATCAAGGAAGTGATGCAGTCGAAGGAAAAGCGGATGGACGCCCTGCGGGAGTTCGTTCCGAACGCCAAGAGCGAGGACTGGGACCTGCTCGTAGCCGGACAGCGCGTGCAGATCATCAAGGATACGGCAGCCGGCAAAGGAACGCTGCAATTCGGCACGGAGGTCATCAACGCAGCGGACGGCTCGATCGCCGCCCTGCTCGGCGCTTCCCCTGGCGCCTCCACTGCCGTTCCCGTCATGCTGGAGGTATTGGCCAAATGCTTCCCTCAGCAGATCCAGTCGTGGGAGCCGAAAATCAAGGAAATGATTCCTTCGTACGGCATGTCCCTGATGGGCAACCCGGAGCTTATCCATGATATCCATGAATCAACGGCTAGGACGCTTGGACTGAGCCCAAGTCCTCAAGCGGTCAGGTAA
- a CDS encoding SDR family oxidoreductase — protein sequence MKLHEQVAIVTGAASGMGKAIAELYAKEGAKVIVADLNLEGAQQVAQGIVAQGGTAKALQVNVAKLEDIEGMIDTAVREYGTLDILVNNAGIMDGFEPAGDIADERWDLIFDINTKSVMRAMRKAIPIFLEKGKGVIVNTASTGGYNGAHAGATYTASKHAVVGLTKNTGFMYAQKGIRCNAIAPGAVMTNIQSSMKNMNEFGISRSQLSQGLIPRAGSPEEIAKVALFLASDDSSFLNGTVVTADAGWTSAF from the coding sequence ATGAAACTCCACGAACAAGTTGCCATCGTAACCGGCGCCGCCTCCGGCATGGGCAAAGCCATTGCCGAGCTGTACGCCAAGGAAGGCGCCAAGGTCATCGTCGCCGACCTCAACCTCGAGGGCGCGCAGCAGGTCGCCCAGGGAATCGTCGCCCAAGGCGGCACGGCCAAGGCCCTTCAGGTCAACGTAGCGAAGCTGGAAGACATTGAAGGCATGATCGACACCGCCGTGAGAGAATACGGCACGCTGGACATTCTCGTCAACAACGCGGGCATCATGGACGGCTTCGAGCCGGCCGGCGACATTGCCGACGAGCGCTGGGATCTGATCTTCGACATCAACACCAAGAGCGTCATGAGGGCTATGCGCAAAGCCATTCCGATCTTCCTGGAGAAAGGCAAGGGCGTCATCGTCAACACCGCCTCCACCGGCGGATACAACGGAGCGCATGCGGGCGCGACCTACACGGCATCCAAGCACGCGGTTGTCGGCCTGACCAAGAACACCGGCTTCATGTACGCGCAGAAGGGCATCCGCTGCAATGCGATCGCTCCGGGAGCGGTCATGACCAACATCCAGTCCTCGATGAAGAACATGAACGAGTTCGGGATCAGCCGCTCCCAGCTGTCTCAAGGCTTGATTCCACGCGCGGGCTCGCCGGAGGAGATCGCCAAGGTGGCCCTGTTCCTGGCCTCCGACGATTCGAGCTTCCTGAACGGCACGGTCGTCACCGCCGATGCGGGCTGGACTTCCGCTTTCTGA
- a CDS encoding TetR/AcrR family transcriptional regulator — MPVPNRRVSKTKRELKDALILLMETKEFKHITVTDIVTRAELNRGTFYKHYQTKEELLGELMNDVMEDLIRAYNEPYLHTDKLVIGELTTSSVIIFKHVDSYSDFYRIIINSNALPGFQDRICGTLKQLVMREQDTMGSGDGKINPDLFASYIAYALFGLIVEWVREGYKYTPDHMAEQLIKILTYPYDRADGRAPRF; from the coding sequence TTGCCAGTACCCAACCGGCGTGTGAGCAAGACCAAACGCGAGCTGAAGGACGCCTTGATCCTGCTCATGGAGACCAAGGAGTTCAAGCACATCACCGTCACGGATATCGTCACCCGGGCGGAGCTGAACCGCGGGACGTTCTACAAGCATTATCAGACGAAAGAAGAGCTTCTCGGAGAGCTCATGAACGATGTCATGGAGGATCTGATCCGGGCCTACAACGAGCCCTATCTCCATACCGACAAGCTCGTGATCGGCGAGCTGACGACTTCCTCGGTGATCATTTTCAAGCATGTCGATTCCTACTCCGACTTTTACCGGATCATCATCAATTCCAATGCGCTGCCCGGCTTCCAGGACCGGATCTGCGGCACGCTGAAGCAGCTGGTGATGCGGGAGCAGGACACCATGGGAAGCGGCGACGGGAAGATCAACCCGGATCTGTTCGCCAGCTATATCGCCTACGCCCTCTTCGGGCTCATCGTCGAGTGGGTCAGGGAAGGCTACAAATACACGCCGGATCACATGGCGGAGCAGCTGATCAAGATTCTGACGTATCCCTATGATCGAGCGGACGGCAGAGCCCCCAGGTTCTGA
- a CDS encoding zinc-binding alcohol dehydrogenase family protein, which produces MHAAVVRSFDRVPQYETFDAPRPSGENEILADVVAAGLHPRVRSQADGSHYTSREELPLIPGIDGVGRLPDGRTVYFVAPDTSYGTLAEKSVVDLRRSVPLPAGADPVLIAAAMNPAMSSWVALRRRVDFQPGHKVLVLGATGSSGQMAVQIAKLLGAGQVIGAGRHQERLDSLPALGADEVVSLAGDPEEAARRLGGAASEVDVVIDYLWGKPAELAMLPLLKRRADRSRALSWIQIGSVAGPTAAVPSAALRSANFSLLGSGQGSVSTAGYVAELPALIDVISAGKLRVDAAAVPLSEVAEAWNAPGARRVVFLPEQ; this is translated from the coding sequence ATGCATGCAGCCGTAGTACGTTCTTTCGACCGCGTTCCCCAGTACGAAACGTTCGATGCGCCTCGACCGTCCGGAGAAAACGAAATCCTTGCCGACGTTGTTGCTGCCGGTCTGCATCCTCGAGTCCGGTCCCAGGCCGACGGCTCCCATTACACCAGCCGGGAAGAGCTGCCGCTCATACCCGGCATCGACGGAGTCGGACGGCTTCCGGATGGCCGGACGGTTTATTTCGTCGCCCCCGATACCTCCTACGGAACGCTGGCGGAGAAGTCGGTTGTCGACCTGCGCCGGAGCGTGCCGCTGCCCGCCGGCGCCGATCCTGTGCTCATTGCTGCAGCCATGAATCCGGCCATGTCCTCGTGGGTCGCTCTCCGCCGCCGGGTGGATTTCCAGCCGGGACACAAGGTTCTTGTCCTCGGGGCGACCGGAAGCTCCGGACAGATGGCGGTTCAGATCGCCAAGCTGCTTGGCGCAGGCCAAGTCATCGGCGCCGGACGTCATCAGGAACGGCTCGACTCCCTTCCGGCGCTGGGCGCCGACGAGGTCGTCTCCCTTGCGGGCGACCCCGAGGAGGCCGCGCGGCGGCTCGGTGGAGCGGCCTCTGAAGTTGATGTCGTCATCGACTATCTGTGGGGGAAGCCGGCCGAGCTGGCGATGCTTCCCCTGCTCAAGAGGAGAGCCGACCGGAGCCGGGCCTTGTCCTGGATCCAGATCGGCTCCGTTGCAGGTCCGACTGCTGCCGTGCCTTCCGCCGCTCTCCGATCGGCCAACTTCAGCCTTCTCGGCAGCGGTCAAGGCTCGGTCTCGACGGCGGGATATGTAGCCGAGCTTCCGGCGCTGATCGACGTCATCTCGGCCGGAAAGCTCCGAGTGGATGCAGCGGCCGTCCCGCTTTCGGAAGTCGCGGAGGCTTGGAATGCTCCCGGCGCCCGGCGAGTGGTGTTTCTTCCGGAGCAGTAG